Proteins from a genomic interval of Paenibacillus sp. RC334:
- a CDS encoding sugar kinase translates to MSTRMTEHRIILVKRKTRLEELIVRYNTVQQAQFFIERLGADFSDYVLEDENYRRAVATAASELTTLGRVQIVEREHVPNFIFGEQDTVVVLGQDGLVANTLKYLTEQPLIGVNPDPLRWDGVLLPFTVSDLRWVVPDVFVHRRPIKEVTLAKAQLNDGQSLYAVNDLFIGRKTHVSARYELRLEDQVEQQSSSGIIVSTGLGATGWLTSVLAGAAGIVGSATQRPISLTPDHLVTGAVFHQEAAAEGQQRGRRSNGRDHGSDDDYSHDNRATWSSPSLYFTVREPFPSRTTAADLVFGQVEAEKPLRIASQMPEHGVIFSDGVESDFLEFNAGIEATIGPAEKKGHLVV, encoded by the coding sequence ATGAGTACCCGGATGACAGAGCACAGGATCATTTTGGTGAAGCGAAAAACACGTCTGGAGGAACTGATTGTCCGGTATAACACGGTGCAGCAGGCCCAGTTTTTTATAGAACGGCTAGGTGCGGATTTCAGTGATTATGTGCTGGAGGATGAAAATTACCGCAGAGCGGTGGCAACGGCAGCATCGGAACTGACGACCTTGGGGAGGGTTCAGATTGTGGAGCGGGAGCATGTGCCCAACTTTATTTTTGGTGAGCAGGATACGGTGGTGGTGCTGGGTCAGGATGGGCTGGTGGCCAACACGTTAAAATACTTGACCGAGCAGCCGTTGATCGGTGTGAATCCAGATCCATTGCGCTGGGACGGAGTATTGCTGCCATTTACAGTATCGGATTTGCGCTGGGTTGTGCCAGATGTGTTCGTACACAGACGTCCGATCAAGGAGGTTACGCTGGCTAAGGCACAGCTAAATGACGGTCAGTCGTTGTACGCTGTGAACGATTTGTTCATCGGGCGCAAAACCCATGTTTCTGCGAGATATGAGCTGAGGCTGGAGGATCAGGTAGAGCAGCAATCCTCCAGCGGCATTATCGTTTCAACGGGGCTGGGCGCGACAGGCTGGTTGACCAGCGTGCTTGCCGGGGCGGCAGGGATTGTCGGCAGCGCTACGCAGCGCCCGATTTCGCTGACTCCAGATCATCTGGTGACGGGCGCCGTCTTCCATCAAGAAGCAGCAGCAGAAGGACAGCAACGAGGCCGGAGAAGCAACGGGCGCGACCATGGCAGTGACGATGACTATAGTCATGACAACCGCGCAACATGGAGTTCGCCATCGCTATATTTTACGGTGAGAGAACCATTTCCCAGTCGGACGACTGCTGCGGATCTTGTATTTGGTCAGGTGGAAGCTGAAAAACCGCTGCGGATTGCTTCGCAGATGCCGGAACATGGAGTCATTTTCAG